The Candidatus Eisenbacteria bacterium genome has a segment encoding these proteins:
- a CDS encoding efflux RND transporter periplasmic adaptor subunit, whose translation MKPDTGLEPIKPIPLKPPKRRKRSRRKREIAVRKGRELVVRDNVMLAPFEDLVRPRPRRAMRGLVAVLIVLGIAALLIPIFLWGSYASSYVTSNNATVKGSITQVGTQLEGVVASVEVEAGEHVKAGQVLARFEDRQLQASVLRAQSRLTEANARSVSADARIAAATSQANEAKIRHDQRVPLARNQVISQAEMQEAVTRLETTMAMERTAIADHHAAAAEVTTAQAELALARADLEAAVIRAPADGYVVRRVAEPGAAVVVGQPVIALWIGKQVWVEAWVDEDDLAGVAVGNKAKVTINSFRGREFHGRVESIGVSTDFELPDVTLPQSRTERIRTSPVVPVRIRLDQAEGLFPGLSAVVAIERTRTK comes from the coding sequence ATGAAACCCGACACCGGACTCGAGCCCATCAAGCCCATTCCACTCAAGCCGCCAAAGAGGCGAAAGCGCAGCCGGCGCAAGCGTGAGATCGCCGTGCGGAAGGGGCGTGAGCTCGTCGTGCGGGACAACGTCATGCTGGCGCCGTTCGAGGACCTCGTGCGTCCGCGGCCGCGGCGAGCCATGCGCGGCCTGGTGGCGGTCCTGATCGTGCTCGGCATTGCCGCCCTTCTGATTCCGATCTTCCTTTGGGGCAGTTACGCGTCGAGCTACGTGACGTCGAACAACGCCACGGTCAAGGGATCGATCACCCAGGTCGGCACCCAGCTCGAAGGCGTCGTGGCCAGCGTCGAGGTGGAAGCGGGTGAACACGTCAAAGCCGGACAGGTGCTGGCCCGCTTCGAGGATCGACAGCTCCAGGCCAGCGTGCTCAGGGCGCAGTCGCGGCTGACCGAGGCCAATGCCCGTTCGGTGTCGGCGGACGCCCGCATTGCCGCGGCAACGAGCCAGGCAAATGAAGCCAAGATCCGTCACGATCAGCGGGTCCCGCTCGCCAGGAACCAGGTGATCTCACAGGCCGAGATGCAGGAAGCCGTGACGCGGCTGGAGACCACGATGGCCATGGAGAGAACGGCCATCGCCGATCACCACGCCGCCGCCGCCGAGGTCACCACGGCCCAGGCGGAGCTGGCGCTCGCTCGCGCCGACCTCGAAGCCGCGGTGATTCGCGCTCCGGCCGATGGCTATGTCGTGCGCCGGGTGGCCGAGCCGGGCGCCGCGGTGGTGGTGGGGCAGCCGGTCATCGCGCTCTGGATCGGCAAGCAGGTCTGGGTCGAGGCCTGGGTGGACGAGGACGATCTGGCGGGCGTCGCCGTGGGCAACAAGGCCAAAGTCACCATCAACTCGTTCCGCGGTCGCGAGTTTCACGGAAGGGTGGAATCGATCGGCGTCTCGACCGACTTCGAGCTTCCCGACGTGACCCTGCCGCAGTCGCGAACCGAGCGCATTCGGACGTCTCCGGTCGTCCCGGTTCGCATCCGGCTCGATCAGGCCGAGGGATTGTTCCCGGGGCTCTCCGCCGTCGTCGCCATCGAGCGGACGAGGACGAAATGA
- a CDS encoding phosphatidylglycerol lysyltransferase domain-containing protein: MTHVGVRDGVLQSLTQGGPGGADPGRLEVLREMDAADLPRWKKALEQWKPLGFGYYFPYVLAHQGTKRKAVLVAEDGGCLCSFILRERRKGAHLDVYLPPMPMDVKVAQRCLERANEFNGDRSARILRIDARDAAQAAKIPGVSIRERRKQYMYAPNAYADLSGGKYRALRRQLARTQQLQELETAPYSERYASDCRTLLQRWAERHRSTHGTSGDAGLSRRALGLADVLSAPDLTGEVFLLGGRVVGYWLGGEIRQGLGCLLDAKSDLDVPGLAYFQRYRFLTTHGGFERVNDGSDARRPGLRQLKDSFRPVEMHTEYRGRQAQ; this comes from the coding sequence ATGACCCATGTGGGCGTGCGAGATGGCGTCCTTCAGAGCCTGACGCAGGGTGGCCCCGGCGGCGCGGACCCCGGCCGTCTCGAGGTGCTCCGGGAGATGGATGCCGCGGATCTGCCGCGCTGGAAGAAGGCGCTCGAACAGTGGAAGCCGTTGGGCTTTGGTTATTACTTTCCGTACGTTCTCGCCCATCAGGGCACGAAACGGAAAGCCGTGCTGGTGGCCGAGGATGGCGGATGCCTGTGCAGCTTCATCCTGCGCGAGCGCCGAAAGGGCGCCCACCTCGACGTGTACCTGCCCCCGATGCCGATGGACGTGAAGGTGGCGCAGCGCTGCCTCGAGCGCGCGAACGAATTCAATGGCGACCGCTCGGCCCGCATCCTGCGGATCGACGCGAGGGATGCGGCGCAGGCTGCCAAGATCCCGGGGGTGAGCATCCGCGAGCGCAGGAAGCAGTACATGTATGCGCCGAATGCGTACGCCGACTTGAGCGGCGGGAAGTACCGGGCCCTGCGCCGTCAGCTGGCCAGGACCCAGCAGCTCCAGGAGCTCGAGACGGCTCCCTATTCGGAGCGTTATGCCAGCGATTGCCGGACGCTGCTTCAGCGATGGGCGGAGCGGCATCGCAGCACGCACGGAACTTCGGGAGACGCAGGCCTTTCGAGGCGCGCCCTCGGGCTGGCGGACGTGCTCTCCGCTCCGGATCTGACCGGCGAGGTGTTCCTGCTGGGCGGCCGAGTGGTCGGGTACTGGCTCGGGGGAGAGATTCGGCAAGGCCTCGGGTGCCTCCTCGATGCGAAGAGCGATCTCGACGTACCGGGACTTGCATACTTCCAGCGCTACCGGTTTCTCACGACGCACGGCGGGTTCGAGCGGGTGAACGACGGATCGGATGCCAGGCGCCCGGGGTTGCGCCAGCTGAAGGACAGCTTTCGCCCGGTGGAGATGCACACCGAATACCGCGGCAGGCAGGCGCAATGA
- a CDS encoding alpha/beta hydrolase: MIKEAAVKDAPVNHNGALPTRKVVHCVRQDGSAQSYFIYVPGSGGAEAPLFVVVHGISRNAQAQAQGFQELCERYGVVMVVPVFGVESRDYQRLGRSGRGPRADAALDAVVEEVALRTGCKASSFHLFGISGGAQFAHRYALAHPHRVAGLVVVGSGWYTFPNPRARFPYGIRRSPELPGVRFDPEEFLRVPITVMVGEKDTNTEKVRNTPRVNRQQGKNRLERAQRWVEAMREAATSRGLEPLVKLEVIPDGQHDFTSLMAGGLGEKCFGHLFKGPIPSRLTKASRRG; this comes from the coding sequence GTGATCAAGGAAGCGGCCGTCAAGGACGCGCCCGTCAACCACAACGGAGCGCTACCCACCCGTAAAGTCGTTCACTGCGTGCGGCAGGATGGATCCGCACAGTCCTACTTCATCTACGTGCCGGGCAGCGGCGGCGCCGAGGCGCCGCTGTTCGTCGTCGTGCACGGAATCTCCCGGAACGCCCAGGCCCAGGCGCAGGGTTTTCAGGAGCTGTGCGAGCGGTACGGCGTGGTGATGGTCGTGCCCGTGTTCGGAGTGGAGTCACGGGACTATCAGAGGCTCGGGCGCTCCGGCCGTGGTCCACGCGCCGATGCCGCGCTCGATGCCGTCGTCGAAGAGGTGGCGCTGCGAACCGGGTGCAAGGCGTCGTCGTTCCATCTATTCGGCATCTCGGGCGGCGCCCAGTTCGCTCATCGCTACGCCCTGGCTCACCCGCACCGCGTGGCCGGCCTCGTGGTGGTGGGCTCGGGTTGGTACACGTTCCCGAATCCGCGCGCGCGCTTCCCCTACGGCATCCGCAGGAGTCCAGAGCTGCCGGGAGTCCGCTTCGACCCCGAGGAGTTCCTGCGAGTCCCGATCACCGTGATGGTCGGCGAGAAGGACACGAACACCGAGAAGGTGAGGAACACCCCCCGGGTCAATCGGCAGCAAGGGAAGAACCGCCTCGAGCGGGCGCAGCGCTGGGTCGAGGCCATGCGCGAAGCCGCGACGAGCCGCGGACTGGAACCGCTGGTGAAGCTCGAAGTGATTCCGGACGGACAGCACGACTTCACGAGTCTCATGGCGGGAGGTTTGGGCGAGAAGTGCTTCGGCCACTTGTTCAAAGGGCCCATCCCCTCGCGCCTGACCAAGGCTTCACGACGTGGCTGA
- a CDS encoding 7TM domain-containing protein, translating into MKSLPVAARAQASPGASDRERRILSHAELAVLIVIAMLPLLSIALRISALPGGFDGFAWIGGHLNQLLSLDDVPSSQRDHIIYLLLIPTSALIVTVARLTLGLKVLAFRSILISVAFHQSGLLASFLLIGLAIVAIQILRPWLQHIDLPKYAHLSMILCTMSALMLVAILLGPLMRADIAYGMVAFPVIALGFLAEGVAKTSDRDHFIRACWIAANTIAIALLMALVYWIPAVRSFVLRFPEIVLTEGIGVVFIAKYLDLRLLEHWDARLMSTLRARAWLGAKQRVAVIRNRIAPGTHSRHTLRSVQKIVDALREAKYQVKVMEGDESLPRELRQFFPVNPATGEREGVVLNLAHGSRGDASTTHVPAILEVFGVAYSGPTPLGHAMAFDRVASKVLMRQAGIPTPTFHLLPTQGPREEPVDLVYPAIVVPRHELDAKSTIVSDTKELRAAVRNLRHAGVEEAFVEHYVGGRHIAVALLGNDPVECLPLVELDSKGSKTCPARLKESIAARVRDHAHAAFRACGCRDYGRVDVRIDEAGELWVTEVRTLGILAGQGTFVRAGAQAGYSLSALMARIVEVTRARAQAQRRSPQANPRKASSYAHSSDPVESP; encoded by the coding sequence ATGAAGAGCCTCCCGGTGGCCGCGCGCGCTCAGGCCAGTCCGGGAGCAAGCGACCGTGAGCGACGCATTCTGTCGCACGCGGAGCTGGCGGTCCTGATCGTCATCGCCATGCTCCCACTGCTCTCCATTGCGCTACGGATTTCGGCGCTTCCCGGCGGGTTCGACGGCTTTGCCTGGATCGGGGGCCACCTCAACCAATTGTTGTCCCTGGACGACGTGCCCTCGAGCCAGCGCGATCACATCATCTATCTGCTCCTCATCCCGACCTCCGCGCTCATCGTCACCGTGGCCCGCCTCACGCTGGGGCTCAAGGTGCTGGCGTTTCGCTCGATTCTCATCTCGGTCGCGTTCCACCAGAGCGGCCTCCTCGCCAGCTTCCTGCTGATCGGTCTCGCGATCGTGGCCATCCAGATCCTGCGGCCGTGGCTCCAGCACATCGATCTTCCCAAGTATGCCCACCTGTCCATGATCCTGTGCACGATGTCGGCGTTGATGCTCGTCGCGATCCTGCTGGGCCCTCTGATGCGGGCCGACATTGCATACGGGATGGTCGCGTTCCCCGTGATCGCCCTGGGGTTCCTGGCAGAGGGCGTCGCCAAGACATCCGATCGGGACCATTTCATTCGCGCGTGCTGGATCGCGGCCAACACGATCGCGATCGCCCTGCTGATGGCGCTGGTGTACTGGATCCCGGCGGTGCGGAGCTTCGTGCTGCGATTTCCCGAGATCGTGCTCACCGAGGGCATCGGCGTGGTGTTCATCGCGAAGTACCTCGACCTCCGGCTGCTCGAGCACTGGGACGCGCGCCTGATGAGCACCCTGCGAGCACGAGCCTGGCTGGGAGCGAAGCAGCGCGTGGCGGTGATTCGCAATCGTATCGCGCCGGGGACTCACTCGCGTCACACGCTGCGGTCGGTGCAGAAGATCGTCGATGCGCTGCGCGAGGCCAAGTACCAGGTCAAGGTCATGGAGGGAGACGAATCCCTGCCGCGCGAGCTGCGCCAGTTCTTTCCCGTGAATCCCGCCACCGGCGAGCGGGAGGGCGTGGTGCTCAACCTGGCGCATGGCAGCCGGGGCGACGCCAGCACGACGCACGTTCCCGCCATCCTCGAGGTGTTCGGCGTCGCCTACAGCGGGCCGACCCCGCTCGGCCACGCGATGGCGTTCGATCGCGTGGCGTCCAAGGTCCTCATGCGCCAAGCCGGGATTCCGACGCCCACGTTCCACCTGCTGCCGACGCAAGGGCCGCGGGAAGAGCCGGTCGACCTCGTCTATCCGGCGATCGTGGTCCCTCGCCACGAGCTGGATGCGAAGTCCACGATCGTATCCGACACCAAGGAACTTCGGGCCGCGGTGCGCAACCTCCGCCATGCCGGTGTGGAGGAGGCGTTCGTCGAGCACTACGTGGGCGGGCGCCACATCGCGGTCGCGCTGCTCGGGAATGACCCGGTCGAGTGCCTGCCTCTGGTCGAGCTGGACTCGAAGGGCAGCAAGACTTGTCCGGCCCGGCTCAAGGAATCGATCGCCGCGCGGGTTCGCGACCATGCGCATGCCGCTTTCCGGGCCTGTGGCTGCCGGGACTATGGGCGCGTGGACGTTCGCATCGACGAGGCCGGAGAGCTATGGGTGACCGAAGTGCGCACGCTCGGAATCCTCGCCGGCCAGGGGACCTTCGTTCGCGCCGGAGCCCAGGCCGGCTACTCACTCAGCGCGCTGATGGCCCGCATCGTCGAGGTGACTCGAGCGCGCGCGCAGGCGCAGCGCAGATCCCCCCAGGCGAACCCGCGTAAGGCGTCCTCCTACGCCCACTCATCCGACCCGGTGGAGTCGCCATGA
- a CDS encoding PHB depolymerase family esterase has translation MTRTVAWGALALALALATSCAQQRSATTAEFTATEREPERGRVLRRTLRADQSHEYLLYVPARAAPGGPIFVTVHGISRNVEEHATLFAPLAEEHQAVLIAPYFTRDRDDDYQQLSKGRAGRRADVTLDAIIKEVATATGANGQRFYLFGFSGGAQFSHRYVLAHPERVIAAAIGAAGWYTFPDDRKPYPYGLGPSAERSGLRFDAARFLRVPITVLVGKDDIEGGESLRRNPTVDEQQGTTRLERARRWVEAMNQAARQRGLTPHVTLQEVPGIEHSFREFMRDGELGERVFTALFGSSSSVGVKP, from the coding sequence GTGACGCGGACGGTCGCCTGGGGCGCCCTGGCCCTGGCGCTCGCTCTGGCCACATCGTGCGCCCAGCAGCGGTCCGCCACCACGGCCGAGTTCACCGCCACGGAGCGCGAACCGGAGCGCGGACGGGTCCTGCGGCGGACTCTGCGGGCGGATCAAAGCCACGAGTACCTCCTGTACGTGCCCGCTCGGGCGGCTCCCGGCGGACCGATCTTCGTCACCGTGCACGGCATCTCGCGGAACGTGGAGGAGCACGCCACGCTGTTCGCGCCACTTGCCGAAGAACACCAGGCGGTCCTCATCGCTCCGTACTTCACTCGTGATCGGGACGATGATTATCAACAGCTGAGCAAGGGCCGCGCGGGCCGGCGAGCCGACGTCACGCTGGACGCGATCATCAAGGAAGTCGCGACGGCGACGGGCGCCAATGGCCAGAGGTTCTACCTGTTCGGATTCTCGGGTGGAGCCCAGTTCTCCCATCGCTACGTGCTCGCACACCCCGAGCGTGTCATCGCCGCCGCGATCGGAGCGGCCGGCTGGTACACGTTCCCCGACGATCGCAAGCCCTACCCGTACGGCCTGGGGCCCAGCGCGGAGCGCTCCGGTCTGCGTTTCGACGCCGCGCGCTTCCTGCGCGTCCCCATCACCGTGCTCGTCGGCAAGGACGACATCGAGGGTGGCGAGAGCCTGAGGCGCAACCCGACCGTCGACGAGCAACAAGGAACGACGCGGCTCGAGCGCGCGCGCCGGTGGGTCGAGGCCATGAACCAGGCCGCGCGGCAGCGCGGACTCACCCCTCACGTGACGCTCCAGGAGGTGCCCGGCATCGAGCACTCGTTCCGGGAGTTCATGCGCGACGGCGAGCTCGGCGAGCGCGTTTTCACCGCCCTCTTCGGATCCTCTTCGTCCGTGGGAGTCAAACCATGA
- a CDS encoding DUF1611 domain-containing protein — protein MMNEAASQTFTGAPEGIAPDSPRLRHASWASTTRRVRGPLRIIQNPAPPTPGDLFLARVDTLGFHSALQLPDGRRKKLFVGDEIVVAYANRYAPNQFEAVVPRSFGPCQLVAGGGVAARVLSWNGKITKEATHITPLAWVGGESGSPANLRDYALPTLERIPTPRPRTIVVCGTSMDSGKTQTAAFLCKGLSLAGLRAGYAKITGTGSGGDTWLLRDACADPVLDFTDAGLASTYLEPAREIERVFTTLVGHLALSNVDAIVLEIADGVLQAETAALLRSSLFAANVDGVIFACGDAMGALAGESWLRRNRLPLIALSGVMSSSPLQSREAVKSTGLPVLTREDLLRGQTALGLLSATERYMRAHTPREHRVKPRAVSPNADDAGIDLRVVVSEPSFEAAPRKEMTG, from the coding sequence GCGCCCGACTCGCCGCGTCTGCGGCACGCGTCCTGGGCCTCGACGACCCGACGAGTTCGTGGGCCGCTGCGGATCATCCAGAACCCAGCGCCTCCAACGCCCGGGGATCTGTTCCTTGCGCGCGTGGACACGCTGGGTTTCCACAGCGCGCTGCAGCTCCCCGATGGCCGTCGCAAGAAGCTCTTCGTGGGGGACGAGATCGTCGTCGCCTACGCGAACCGGTATGCGCCCAACCAATTCGAAGCGGTCGTGCCCCGGAGCTTCGGCCCCTGCCAGCTCGTCGCGGGAGGTGGCGTCGCTGCCCGCGTGCTGTCGTGGAACGGGAAGATCACCAAGGAAGCCACGCACATCACGCCGCTCGCCTGGGTCGGCGGCGAGAGCGGATCGCCCGCCAACCTGCGGGATTACGCGCTCCCGACCCTCGAGCGCATTCCGACTCCGCGGCCGAGGACCATCGTCGTGTGCGGCACGTCGATGGACTCCGGCAAGACGCAAACCGCGGCATTCCTTTGTAAGGGTCTCTCGCTCGCCGGACTGCGGGCGGGCTACGCCAAGATCACGGGCACCGGCTCGGGCGGCGACACCTGGCTCCTGAGAGACGCGTGCGCCGATCCGGTGCTCGACTTCACCGACGCCGGTCTGGCTTCCACGTACCTCGAGCCCGCGCGGGAAATCGAGCGAGTCTTCACCACGCTGGTCGGCCACCTGGCCCTGTCGAACGTCGATGCCATCGTGCTCGAGATCGCCGACGGCGTGCTCCAGGCCGAAACGGCGGCCCTGCTCAGATCCTCTTTGTTCGCGGCGAACGTCGACGGCGTCATTTTTGCCTGCGGCGATGCCATGGGAGCGCTCGCGGGCGAGAGCTGGCTGCGCAGGAATCGCCTGCCGCTCATCGCGCTAAGCGGTGTGATGTCGAGCTCTCCCTTGCAGAGCCGTGAGGCGGTGAAGTCGACCGGCCTCCCCGTTCTTACACGTGAAGATCTGCTTCGGGGACAGACCGCGCTGGGATTGCTGTCTGCGACCGAGCGGTACATGAGGGCGCACACACCGAGAGAACACCGAGTCAAACCCCGCGCGGTGTCGCCAAACGCGGACGATGCGGGCATCGATCTCCGAGTGGTGGTCTCTGAGCCCTCGTTCGAGGCGGCGCCCCGAAAGGAGATGACCGGCTGA
- a CDS encoding YheC/YheD family protein: MTHIGVLCNLDTSADPRQQLSTSVLNRAYLISQLLEPEGIRLFLYSPKDVTPDGEAPGFVLHEGLPVAGHRSVPRVNANWTYATRRLLRAGMGYQPFKRWMRERGLEAYVPYEFSELVSNKLRTYEAVRAWDESLHPHTEEFTTSPAQIESFLERSKLVFIKPRAGHKGNRIFVLRNGGARLALEYYDSRGRRSFPCITLDAVLTLVDTVTRKERYVVQVGIESLRHAGAVFDVRVVMIHDGRGWHDLFETRLAPPGSVLSNVYQGGTIHATPELLASTVGPRNGRSVENRLRQIAHGLAAHFESRYPGALPEIGFDFVLDPDHVPHLVEVNAKPGIAGIGSERRVFDWTPDEKPLHEMWTLPHMKHLADFLRHRVDPGRPVPDFQEARS; this comes from the coding sequence ATGACGCACATCGGCGTGCTCTGCAATCTCGATACTTCCGCGGACCCGCGCCAGCAGCTCAGCACTTCGGTGCTCAATCGCGCGTATCTCATCAGTCAGCTGCTGGAGCCGGAGGGCATCCGGCTCTTCCTGTACTCGCCGAAGGACGTCACTCCAGACGGCGAGGCGCCGGGTTTCGTGCTCCACGAAGGACTTCCGGTCGCGGGGCATCGGTCCGTGCCACGCGTGAACGCGAACTGGACGTACGCCACGCGCCGGCTGCTGCGAGCGGGGATGGGATATCAGCCGTTCAAGCGGTGGATGCGCGAACGCGGGCTCGAAGCGTACGTCCCCTACGAGTTCTCGGAGCTGGTCTCCAACAAGCTGCGGACTTACGAAGCGGTTCGCGCCTGGGATGAGTCCCTCCATCCGCACACCGAGGAGTTCACGACCTCGCCGGCGCAGATCGAATCCTTCCTGGAGCGGTCGAAGCTCGTCTTCATCAAGCCCCGCGCGGGACACAAGGGCAATCGGATCTTCGTGCTCCGGAACGGCGGCGCGCGGCTCGCGCTCGAGTACTACGACAGCAGGGGACGCAGGTCGTTCCCGTGCATCACGCTCGACGCGGTCCTGACACTCGTCGATACCGTGACCCGCAAGGAACGCTATGTGGTGCAGGTGGGCATCGAATCCCTGCGTCACGCGGGCGCGGTCTTCGACGTCCGGGTCGTCATGATCCACGACGGCCGGGGCTGGCACGACCTGTTCGAGACGCGACTGGCGCCCCCTGGCAGCGTGCTCTCGAACGTCTACCAGGGCGGCACCATCCATGCGACCCCGGAGCTGCTTGCGTCCACGGTAGGCCCTCGCAATGGCCGCTCGGTGGAGAATCGGTTGCGGCAGATCGCGCACGGCCTGGCCGCCCACTTCGAGTCGCGTTACCCCGGCGCACTGCCGGAGATCGGCTTCGACTTCGTGCTCGATCCTGATCACGTGCCGCATCTCGTCGAGGTCAATGCCAAGCCGGGGATCGCCGGCATCGGCTCCGAGCGGAGGGTCTTCGACTGGACCCCGGACGAGAAGCCGCTGCACGAAATGTGGACGCTCCCTCACATGAAGCATCTGGCGGATTTCCTGCGTCACCGGGTCGACCCTGGCCGGCCGGTTCCCGACTTCCAGGAGGCGAGGTCATGA
- a CDS encoding phosphatidylglycerol lysyltransferase domain-containing protein has product MIQAIEFLTSAIKGGRKAPGTLDGLRMLGLEDLPRWKKALEQGQASGYGCYFPYVLIHHRKGRSAVLITEDGGCLCSFILRQKERGRHLDLYLPPIPMDVNVTRRCLERANDFNGDRSARILRIDARDAPVVAGIPGLQVRKRRSQYLYAPRDFGDLQGNKYRAVRYHVSRVQRLEGLRVLPYDTRFAVPCQELLEKWAEHHRARHGTSGDAGMSKRALALTGLIQSPDLLGQVILIGERVVGFAFGGELRPGLGCLFEAKTDHDIPGLSQFLYYSFLSKWMDGFDLVNGGSDARRKGLRQLKDSLRPAAMHVEYRGRQEVS; this is encoded by the coding sequence ATGATTCAAGCCATCGAGTTCCTGACCTCGGCCATCAAAGGCGGACGCAAGGCCCCCGGCACCCTGGACGGGCTGCGGATGCTCGGCCTCGAAGACCTGCCGCGCTGGAAGAAGGCTCTCGAGCAGGGGCAAGCATCGGGGTATGGCTGCTATTTCCCCTACGTCCTCATCCATCACCGCAAAGGACGGAGCGCCGTCCTGATCACCGAGGATGGCGGCTGCCTTTGCAGTTTCATTCTCCGCCAGAAGGAGCGCGGCAGGCACCTGGATCTCTATCTGCCTCCGATCCCCATGGACGTGAACGTCACCCGTCGGTGCCTCGAACGTGCGAACGACTTCAATGGCGACCGCTCGGCGCGCATCCTGCGAATCGACGCGCGCGACGCCCCTGTCGTCGCGGGCATTCCGGGCCTCCAGGTCCGTAAGCGAAGGTCACAGTACCTCTACGCGCCACGAGACTTCGGCGATTTGCAGGGCAACAAATACCGGGCCGTGCGCTATCACGTGTCTCGGGTGCAGCGTCTGGAGGGTCTTCGGGTCCTCCCCTATGACACCCGCTTCGCCGTCCCATGTCAGGAGCTGCTCGAGAAATGGGCGGAACACCACCGCGCCAGACACGGGACTTCAGGTGACGCAGGAATGTCGAAGCGCGCGCTCGCTCTGACCGGCTTGATCCAGAGTCCCGATCTCCTGGGCCAGGTGATCCTGATCGGCGAACGGGTGGTGGGGTTCGCTTTCGGAGGCGAGCTGCGCCCGGGACTGGGCTGCTTGTTCGAGGCCAAGACCGATCACGACATCCCAGGACTATCGCAATTCCTCTACTACAGCTTTCTCTCCAAGTGGATGGACGGCTTCGATCTGGTCAATGGCGGATCCGATGCCCGCCGCAAGGGGCTCAGGCAACTCAAGGACAGTCTTCGACCCGCCGCGATGCACGTCGAGTATCGCGGCCGCCAGGAGGTGTCATGA